Proteins from a genomic interval of Indicator indicator isolate 239-I01 chromosome 1, UM_Iind_1.1, whole genome shotgun sequence:
- the LOC128972164 gene encoding interstitial collagenase-like gives MKTLLLLLVLYVAISSAFPVAPETEDEGKTLQLVESYLRNFYDLQRDHHPHLRSTGENQLVEKLKEMQAFFGLKVTGKPDLETLGMMKKPRCGVPDIGQYVFTAGNPKWKKNNLTYRILNYTPKMRQADVDEAIQKALHVWSNVTPLTFQKVEDKEADIMISFAYRDHRDNSPFDGPNGQLAHAFQPGEGIGGDVHLDEEEAWTKDGRGYNLFIVIAHELGHSLGLSHSSDPGALMYPAYSYTDPSEFLLPQDDIDGIQAIYGQSNAAVQPTGPVTPQACDPNLTFDAITTLRGEIMFFKGRYMLRKHPERAETELNFISLFWPNLPSGIQAAYENAERDEVLLFKEGKYWLLRGYDIAPGYPKPIYRLGFPKTVKRINAAYSDETTGKTYFFIADRYWRYDENKRSMDHGYPRKIASDFGKIGRVDAAFQKDGYVYFFHGTTQFQFDPRAKRIVRQMKSISWFNC, from the exons ATGAAGACTCTTTTGCTTCTCCTGGTGCTGTATGTGGccatctcctctgcttttcctgtggCTCCAGAAACAGAAGATGAAGGGAAAACCCTGCAGCTTGTAGAG AGCTATCTACGGAATttctatgatcttcaaaggGATCACCATCCTCATTTGAGAAGCACTGGTGAAAATCAGCTTGTTgaaaagctgaaggaaatgCAGGCATTCTTTGGACTGAAAGTGACTGGGAAACCTGATCTTGAAACTTTGGGGATGATGAAAAAGCCCAGATGTGGTGTACCTGATATAGGGCAATATGTGTTTACAGCAGGAAAtcccaaatggaaaaaaaataatctgacaTACAG GATTTTGAATTATACTCCAAAAATGAGACAAGCTGATGTAGATGAAGCAATCCAAAAAGCTCTCCATGTCTGGAGCAATGTGACACCACTAACATTCCAAAAGGTTGAGGACAAAGAAGCAGATATAATGATCTCTTTTGCTTATAGAG ATCATCGTGACAACTCTCCGTTTGATGGCCCCAATGGGCAGCTGGCTCATGCTTTCCAGCCTGGTGAGGGTATTGGTGGAGATGTGCACCTCGATGAGGAAGAAGCCTGGACAAAAGATGGAAGAG GCTACAATTTGTTCATTGTTATTGCCCATGAGCTTGGCCATTCGTTGGGTCTGTCTCATTCAAGTGATCCTGGGGCGCTGATGTATCCGGCTTACTCCTACACAGACCCCAGTGAATTCCTTCTTCCTCAGGATGACATTGATGGCATTCAAGCCATCTATg GACAGTCTaatgctgctgtgcagccaaCAGGACCTGTAACCCCACAAGCCTGTGATCCAAACTTGACATTTGATGCTATTACTACCCTACGTGGAGAAATAATGTTCTTCAAGGGCAG ATATATGCTGCGCAAACATCCTGAGAGGGCAGAGACAGAGCTCAATTTTATATCACTGTTCTGGCCAAACTTGCCGTCGGGAATTCAAGCTGCTTATGAAAACGCTGAGAGGGAtgaagttttgctttttaaag AGGGTAAATACTGGCTCCTCAGGGGATATGACATTGCACCTGGTTATCCTAAACCAATCTATCGTTTGGGGTTCCCGAAGACTGTTAAAAGAATTAATGCAGCTTACAGTGATGAAACCACGGGCAAGACATACTTCTTTATAGCTGACAGATACTGGAG ATatgatgaaaataaaagatCCATGGATCATGGATATCCCAGGAAAATAGCCTCTGACTTTGGAAAAATCGGCAGAGTTgatgctgctttccagaaagaTG GCTATGTCTATTTCTTCCATGGAACAACCCAGTTCCAGTTTGATCCTCGTGCCAAACGGATTGTCAGACAAATGAAAAGCATCAGCTGGTTTAATTGTTAA